In one Spirosoma rigui genomic region, the following are encoded:
- a CDS encoding peptidoglycan D,D-transpeptidase FtsI family protein, producing MLENRKWVIIGVFCLVGLAYLARLFYLQVLDDTYSLGASKNSIKRVVEIPYRGQIYDRNNELLVYNTPVYDLYVTPKQVRIPDTTAFCRMMNITLSEFDSIMGLAKNYSALKPSLFMRQLSKEDFARIQDALVDYRGFEPVISAMRTYPAHTMANALGYVSEISRKQLDNQDIPYYRQGDYVGHNGLEEQYEEQLRGKRGVKFMMQNVRGVNKGSWKNGEFDTLAVAGQNLITGIDVEVQRYADSLMVNKVGSVVAVEPESGEILVSVSAPTYDPNLLSSRSFSKNYRALIKNPYKPLINRPIMASYRPGSTFKLIQALVAQQEGSLEPNMVYGHAGSPMRCHCHGGQNLRGAVQYSCNPYFYHVFRKLIYHNGETNTFKASAVGLRKWHDMVEKFGIGQRLGVDLPSELKGNLPTVDDYDKMYRGQYRWKFSNVYSLSIGEGELLISPLKLVNLAATIANRGYYITPHYIKGFGKPGVGVPAEYLERHETGIDRQYFLPVIDGMRGAVVHGTVTPLANIAGTELCGKTGTSQNAKRGHKFDHSIFIGFAPMNNPKIAIAVFVENAGWGGDAAASVAALVAERYLKRKTEAARLDQKVKAANYLPPVTPAKPSAPVPARPRKDSVRKDSIQKPLMTAIKPKPGVVPGVSGN from the coding sequence ATGTTAGAGAATCGAAAGTGGGTTATCATCGGCGTTTTTTGCCTTGTCGGATTGGCGTACCTGGCCCGGCTCTTTTATCTACAGGTACTGGACGATACTTACTCGCTGGGCGCTTCCAAAAACTCCATTAAACGGGTAGTCGAAATACCGTATCGGGGGCAGATCTATGACCGCAACAATGAACTTCTTGTTTACAACACGCCCGTTTATGACCTGTATGTAACCCCTAAACAGGTACGAATTCCCGACACGACGGCTTTTTGCCGGATGATGAACATTACCCTGTCGGAGTTCGACAGCATCATGGGGCTTGCCAAGAACTATTCAGCCCTGAAGCCGTCGCTATTCATGCGCCAGCTCTCGAAAGAAGATTTTGCCCGTATTCAGGATGCTCTCGTTGACTACCGCGGGTTTGAACCCGTCATCAGCGCCATGCGGACCTATCCGGCTCATACCATGGCCAACGCCCTGGGGTACGTCAGTGAGATCAGCCGGAAGCAACTCGACAATCAGGATATTCCATACTACCGCCAGGGCGATTACGTTGGTCACAATGGGCTGGAGGAGCAGTATGAAGAACAGCTGCGGGGCAAACGCGGAGTGAAATTCATGATGCAGAATGTGCGGGGTGTGAACAAAGGATCCTGGAAGAACGGCGAGTTTGACACACTGGCCGTTGCCGGCCAGAATCTCATTACGGGTATTGATGTGGAGGTTCAACGTTACGCCGACAGTCTGATGGTAAACAAGGTAGGATCGGTGGTGGCAGTAGAGCCGGAGTCGGGTGAAATTCTGGTTTCGGTTTCGGCCCCGACCTACGACCCGAATCTGTTGTCGAGCCGGTCGTTTTCCAAGAATTACCGCGCCCTGATCAAGAACCCTTACAAACCGCTCATCAACCGGCCCATCATGGCCAGCTATCGCCCAGGTTCTACGTTCAAGTTGATTCAGGCGCTGGTAGCGCAGCAGGAGGGATCGCTGGAGCCGAATATGGTGTACGGCCATGCTGGCTCGCCCATGCGATGCCACTGCCACGGTGGTCAGAACCTGCGGGGTGCCGTGCAGTATTCCTGCAACCCATATTTCTACCACGTATTCCGCAAACTCATCTACCACAACGGCGAAACCAATACGTTCAAGGCCTCGGCAGTCGGGCTGCGAAAATGGCACGATATGGTCGAGAAGTTCGGGATCGGGCAACGGCTCGGGGTCGATCTGCCCAGCGAACTCAAGGGTAACCTGCCTACGGTTGATGATTACGATAAAATGTACCGGGGCCAGTACCGCTGGAAATTTTCGAATGTATATTCGCTGAGCATCGGTGAGGGAGAACTGCTGATCAGTCCGCTCAAACTGGTGAACCTGGCAGCTACCATTGCTAACCGGGGATATTACATCACGCCCCATTACATCAAAGGGTTTGGTAAGCCGGGTGTCGGCGTTCCGGCCGAGTACCTGGAGCGGCACGAAACGGGAATCGACCGGCAGTATTTCCTGCCCGTGATCGATGGAATGCGGGGCGCTGTGGTGCATGGTACCGTAACGCCCCTGGCCAACATTGCGGGTACGGAGCTGTGCGGCAAAACGGGGACTTCGCAAAATGCCAAGCGGGGCCATAAGTTCGACCACTCCATTTTTATCGGCTTCGCACCGATGAACAACCCCAAAATTGCCATTGCCGTGTTCGTCGAGAACGCGGGCTGGGGGGGCGACGCGGCTGCATCGGTTGCGGCCCTGGTAGCCGAGCGGTACCTGAAGCGCAAAACGGAGGCTGCGCGTCTGGATCAGAAAGTAAAGGCGGCCAATTACCTGCCCCCCGTTACGCCGGCCAAGCCCAGTGCACCGGTACCTGCCCGGCCCAGGAAAGACTCGGTCCGGAAAGATTCTATTCAGAAGCCGCTAATGACGGCCATCAAACCGAAGCCCGGTGTAGTACCGGGTGTAAGCGGAAATTGA
- a CDS encoding SMP-30/gluconolactonase/LRE family protein — MTAKLCLLTALLGAALTPALAQTPYPSIGQITRTDPRLDKLIPKDARIEVLATGFMWTEGPLWVKDRGDGQGAYLLFSDVPQNTIFKWTEKGGVSPFLKPSGYTGLGTYGDEPGSNGLTIDASGQLIACEHGDRRVTAMPLSGLGGKRTLADNYQGKRFNSPNDVVVHKNGSYYFTDPPYGLPQKEKDPSRETTDFGVYRIAPAMADGTARMGQVTLLTNELTRPNGIAFSPDQKTLYVAQSDPERPLIMAYPLQADGSIGKGRVVFGAEGLKKQGLSGGFDGMKVDLDGNLWATGPGGVLVLSPAGDFLGHLNIGGATANCAWGDDGSTLYITADMYLCRVKTTARGW, encoded by the coding sequence ATGACCGCAAAACTATGCCTGCTGACTGCGTTGCTGGGTGCTGCGCTTACTCCAGCCCTTGCTCAAACGCCCTATCCATCCATCGGCCAGATTACCCGGACCGACCCCCGGCTGGATAAACTTATTCCCAAAGACGCCCGTATCGAAGTACTGGCAACGGGGTTTATGTGGACAGAAGGCCCCCTGTGGGTCAAAGACCGGGGCGACGGGCAGGGTGCGTATCTGCTCTTTTCCGACGTACCGCAGAATACTATCTTTAAGTGGACCGAGAAGGGAGGTGTGTCGCCGTTCCTGAAACCATCGGGCTATACCGGACTTGGGACTTACGGTGACGAGCCTGGTTCCAACGGACTCACGATTGACGCCAGCGGGCAGCTCATCGCCTGTGAGCATGGCGACCGGCGAGTTACGGCCATGCCCCTGAGCGGCCTGGGCGGCAAGCGAACGCTGGCGGATAACTACCAGGGCAAGCGTTTCAACAGCCCTAATGATGTAGTCGTGCACAAAAACGGCAGCTACTACTTTACCGATCCTCCCTACGGGCTACCTCAGAAAGAAAAAGATCCCAGCCGCGAAACCACCGATTTCGGGGTCTACCGAATTGCGCCCGCAATGGCAGATGGGACTGCCCGCATGGGACAGGTCACTCTGTTGACCAACGAGCTGACCCGACCCAATGGTATTGCTTTCTCGCCCGATCAGAAAACGTTATACGTGGCGCAGTCCGATCCGGAGCGGCCTTTGATCATGGCCTATCCGCTGCAGGCAGATGGCTCCATCGGAAAAGGGCGGGTGGTTTTCGGCGCAGAAGGGTTGAAGAAACAGGGTCTGTCGGGTGGCTTTGACGGCATGAAAGTCGATCTCGACGGTAATTTATGGGCAACGGGACCCGGCGGGGTGCTGGTATTGTCACCGGCGGGCGACTTTCTGGGCCATCTCAACATTGGCGGAGCCACGGCCAACTGCGCTTGGGGAGATGATGGGTCTACGCTCTACATTACGGCCGATATGTACCTGTGCCGGGTGAAAACGACCGCTCGGGGGTGGTAA